One window from the genome of Cryptomeria japonica chromosome 6, Sugi_1.0, whole genome shotgun sequence encodes:
- the LOC131056565 gene encoding 2S albumin-like cysteine protease inhibitor: MKQQSTKWVAMGVLVLISFTMAVAECEEKNQGRQQQCDPQRLSECRNFMRGQSDYGQGQQGQPPRRCCEELRQMPQQCRCDAIQRMFDQEQGEGEGEYLNQQGGGQGRERQQEILERARELPSRCNTSPRRCNIQRRGIFMRGNIW; the protein is encoded by the exons ATGAAGCAGCAATCGACGAAATGGGTGGCGATGGGTGTGTTGGTTCTCATCTCCTTCACAATGGCAGTGGCAGAGTGCGAGGAGAAGAACCAGGGGAGGCAGCAACAGTGTGACCCGCAGCGGCTGTCTGAGTGCAGAAATTTCATGAGAGGGCAGTCTGATTACGGCCAGGGCCAGCAGGGGCAGCCCCCACGCAGGTGCTGTGAAGAGCTGCGGCAGATGCCTCAGCAGTGCCGTTGCGACGCCATTCAGCGAATGTTCGACCAAGagcagggagagggagagggagaatacTTGAACCAGCAGGGAGGTGGGCAAGGGCGAGAACGCCAACAAGAAATATTGGAGAGAGCCAGAGAACTCCCTTCTCGCTGCAACACTTCACCACGCCGCTGCAACATTCAACGACGTG GCATTTTCATGCGAGGAAATATTTGGTAG